A portion of the Pseudomonas sp. GR 6-02 genome contains these proteins:
- the ilvD gene encoding dihydroxy-acid dehydratase yields MPDYRSKTSTHGRNMAGARALWRATGMKDDDFKKPIIAIANSFTQFVPGHVHLKDLGQLVAREIERAGGVAKEFNTIAVDDGIAMGHDGMLYSLPSREIIADSVEYMVNAHCADAIVCISNCDKITPGMLMAALRLNIPVIFVSGGPMEAGKTKLASHGLDLVDAMVIAADSSASDEKVAEYERSACPTCGSCSGMFTANSMNCLTEALGLALPGNGSTLATHSDREQLFLQAGRTIVELCKRYYGENDESVLPRNIANFKAFENAMTLDIAMGGSTNTILHLLAAAQEAEIDFDLRDIDRLSRHVPQLCKVAPNIQKYHMEDVHRAGGIFSILGSLARGGLLHTDLPTVHSKTMAEGIAKWDITQTNDEAVHHFFKAGPAGIPTQTAFSQSTRWETLDDDRENGCIRSVEHAYSKEGGLAVLYGNIALDGCVVKTAGVDESIHVFEGNAKIFESQDSAVRGILADEVKAGDIVIIRYEGPKGGPGMQEMLYPTSYLKSKGLGKACALLTDGRFSGGTSGLSIGHASPEAAAGGAIGLVQDGDKVLIDIPNRSINLLVSDEELAARRVEQDKKGWKPVEKRPRKVTTALKAYALLATSADKGAVRNKAMLDGL; encoded by the coding sequence ATGCCTGATTACCGCTCGAAAACATCCACCCACGGTCGCAACATGGCCGGTGCTCGCGCACTGTGGCGCGCCACGGGGATGAAAGATGACGACTTCAAGAAGCCGATCATCGCCATTGCCAACTCCTTTACCCAATTCGTACCGGGCCATGTGCACCTGAAGGATCTGGGTCAACTGGTCGCACGTGAAATCGAACGGGCCGGCGGCGTAGCCAAAGAATTCAACACCATCGCCGTGGATGACGGCATCGCCATGGGCCACGACGGCATGCTCTATTCGCTGCCGAGCCGCGAGATCATCGCCGACTCCGTCGAATACATGGTCAACGCCCACTGCGCCGACGCCATTGTCTGCATTTCCAACTGCGACAAGATCACCCCTGGCATGCTGATGGCCGCCTTGCGCCTGAACATCCCGGTAATCTTCGTGTCCGGCGGCCCGATGGAAGCAGGCAAGACCAAACTGGCCAGCCACGGTCTCGACCTGGTCGACGCCATGGTGATCGCCGCCGACTCCAGCGCCTCTGACGAGAAGGTCGCCGAGTACGAGCGTAGCGCCTGCCCTACTTGCGGTTCCTGCTCCGGCATGTTCACCGCCAACTCGATGAACTGCCTGACCGAAGCCCTTGGTCTCGCATTGCCGGGCAACGGTTCGACCCTGGCCACCCACAGCGACCGCGAACAGCTGTTCCTGCAAGCCGGCCGCACCATCGTCGAGCTGTGCAAGCGTTACTACGGCGAGAACGACGAGTCGGTGTTGCCGCGCAACATCGCCAACTTCAAGGCGTTCGAAAACGCCATGACCCTGGACATCGCCATGGGCGGTTCCACCAACACCATCCTGCACTTGCTGGCCGCGGCCCAGGAAGCCGAGATCGATTTCGACCTGCGCGACATCGACCGCCTCTCCCGCCATGTACCGCAACTGTGCAAGGTCGCGCCGAACATCCAGAAGTACCACATGGAAGACGTGCACCGCGCCGGCGGGATCTTCAGCATCCTCGGCTCCCTGGCCCGTGGCGGCCTGTTGCACACCGACCTGCCGACCGTACACAGCAAGACCATGGCCGAAGGTATCGCCAAGTGGGACATCACCCAGACCAACGACGAAGCGGTGCATCACTTCTTCAAGGCTGGCCCTGCGGGCATCCCGACGCAAACCGCGTTCAGCCAGTCGACCCGCTGGGAAACCCTGGACGACGACCGTGAAAACGGCTGCATCCGCAGTGTCGAACACGCTTACTCGAAAGAAGGCGGCCTGGCCGTTCTGTACGGCAACATCGCGCTGGACGGTTGCGTGGTGAAAACCGCCGGTGTCGACGAGTCGATCCACGTCTTCGAAGGCAACGCGAAGATCTTCGAAAGCCAGGACAGCGCCGTACGCGGCATCCTCGCCGACGAAGTGAAGGCTGGCGACATCGTGATCATTCGTTACGAAGGCCCGAAAGGCGGCCCGGGCATGCAGGAAATGCTCTACCCGACCTCTTACCTGAAATCCAAAGGCCTGGGCAAAGCCTGCGCCCTGCTGACCGACGGCCGTTTCTCCGGCGGCACTTCGGGCCTGTCCATCGGCCACGCTTCGCCAGAAGCCGCTGCCGGTGGCGCGATCGGTCTGGTGCAGGACGGCGACAAGGTCCTGATCGACATTCCGAACCGCTCGATCAACCTGTTGGTCAGCGACGAAGAACTGGCCGCGCGCCGGGTCGAGCAGGACAAGAAAGGCTGGAAGCCGGTGGAAAAGCGTCCACGTAAAGTGACCACCGCTCTGAAAGCCTATGCCCTGTTGGCGACCAGCGCCGACAAGGGTGCCGTGCGTAACAAAGCGATGCTCGACGGGCTGTAA
- a CDS encoding L-cystine transporter, producing MNLPLILNLLVFLALLFGLAQTRHTTWSLAKKVLLALVLGVVFGIALHTIYGAGNPVLKASIGWFDLVGNGYVQLLQMIVIPLVFASILSAVARLHNASSLGKISFLTIGTLLFTTAIAALIGIGLTNLFGLTAEGLVAGTQEMARLQTIQTDYAGKVADLNVPQLLLSFIPQNPFADLARAKPTSIISVVIFAAFLGVAALQLLKDDVEKGQKVINAIDTLQAWVMRLVRLVMKLTPYGVLALMTKVVAGSNLQDIIKLGSFVVVSYIGLGLMFVVHGVLVSAAGINPLRFFRKIWPVLTFAFTSRSSAATIPLSIEAQTSRLGIPQSIASFAASFGATIGQNGCAGLYPAMLAVMVAPTVGINPLDPLWIATLVAIVTLSSAGVAGVGGGATFAALIVLPAMGLPVSLVALLISVEPLIDMGRTALNVSGSITAGAITSQIMQQTDKALLDADEHGALAQA from the coding sequence ATGAATCTGCCGCTGATTCTCAATCTGCTGGTGTTCCTCGCCTTGCTCTTTGGCCTGGCGCAAACCCGTCACACCACCTGGAGCCTGGCGAAAAAGGTGTTGCTGGCGCTGGTGCTGGGCGTGGTATTCGGTATCGCCCTGCACACGATTTATGGTGCGGGCAACCCGGTGTTGAAAGCTTCGATCGGTTGGTTCGATCTGGTGGGCAACGGTTACGTGCAGTTGCTGCAGATGATCGTGATCCCGCTGGTGTTCGCCTCGATCCTCAGTGCCGTGGCCCGTCTGCACAACGCTTCGTCGCTGGGCAAGATCAGTTTCCTGACCATCGGCACGCTGCTGTTCACCACCGCCATCGCGGCGCTGATCGGTATCGGTCTGACCAACCTGTTCGGCCTCACCGCCGAAGGTCTGGTCGCCGGCACCCAGGAAATGGCTCGTCTGCAAACCATCCAGACCGACTATGCGGGCAAGGTCGCCGACCTGAATGTGCCGCAACTGTTGTTGTCGTTCATCCCGCAGAACCCGTTCGCCGACCTCGCTCGCGCCAAACCGACGTCGATCATCAGTGTGGTGATCTTCGCCGCATTCCTTGGGGTCGCGGCGCTGCAACTGCTCAAGGATGATGTCGAGAAAGGTCAGAAAGTGATCAACGCCATCGACACCCTGCAAGCTTGGGTAATGCGTCTGGTGCGCCTGGTGATGAAGCTGACTCCATACGGCGTGTTGGCGCTGATGACCAAAGTGGTCGCCGGCTCCAACCTGCAAGACATCATCAAGCTCGGCAGTTTCGTGGTGGTGTCCTACATCGGCCTGGGCCTGATGTTTGTGGTCCATGGCGTGCTGGTATCGGCCGCCGGGATCAACCCGCTGCGCTTCTTCCGCAAGATCTGGCCGGTGCTGACGTTCGCCTTCACCAGCCGCTCCAGCGCCGCCACCATTCCGCTGAGCATCGAAGCCCAGACCAGCCGTTTGGGTATTCCACAGTCCATCGCCAGTTTCGCTGCCTCGTTTGGCGCGACCATTGGCCAGAACGGCTGTGCCGGTCTGTACCCGGCAATGCTGGCGGTGATGGTTGCGCCAACCGTGGGCATCAACCCGCTGGACCCTTTGTGGATCGCGACGTTGGTGGCGATTGTGACGCTGAGTTCGGCCGGGGTGGCCGGGGTTGGTGGCGGTGCAACCTTCGCCGCGCTGATCGTGTTGCCGGCCATGGGCTTGCCGGTGTCACTGGTGGCGTTGCTGATTTCCGTTGAACCGCTGATCGACATGGGTCGTACGGCGTTGAACGTCAGTGGCTCGATCACCGCTGGGGCGATCACCAGCCAGATCATGCAGCAGACGGATAAAGCGCTGTTGGACGCAGATGAGCATGGGGCGTTGGCTCAGGCTTGA
- a CDS encoding SagB family peptide dehydrogenase translates to MQINPYLFILPRTPGQIVWDYKNHKQFELSLEYSSRLTQLINNPELYNDSNIVDTQLLNAGILTTSIQGTVEWGWDELSKIFHIGTKNIPCKHVPQDIHEWSRHYLDHCTEVLAAPAPSNRPTERQARELIGLPKPSCLPEGSLANVLIGRKTCRTFTDAAVSLEAIGTLLYLSLGYLHERENDVDETLVEGLDARRSSPSGGGLNACEGFLHVHNVSGLKPGLYAYHPTDHALSFVNPTPDSPLGQLLCGQHFINNLPVGLFITSRFDKLWWKYEHSRAYRMAFVEAGHISQTFQLVATALGLNTWLTGALADDQVEVLLGIENSAEQPLFFVGCGYSDGQVMCKELKDLLSSREPQQ, encoded by the coding sequence ATGCAGATAAACCCATATCTATTCATACTTCCTCGCACGCCCGGCCAAATAGTCTGGGATTACAAAAATCACAAACAATTTGAACTAAGCCTTGAATACTCAAGCAGACTTACGCAACTAATCAACAACCCCGAACTTTATAACGACAGCAACATAGTTGACACTCAACTCCTGAACGCAGGAATACTGACAACATCAATACAAGGTACTGTTGAATGGGGCTGGGATGAACTGTCGAAGATATTCCATATCGGTACCAAAAACATCCCCTGCAAACATGTCCCTCAGGATATTCATGAATGGTCCAGACACTACCTGGATCACTGCACCGAAGTGCTGGCCGCTCCTGCGCCGAGCAACCGGCCCACAGAACGCCAGGCGCGGGAGCTGATTGGCCTGCCAAAGCCTTCCTGCCTGCCGGAAGGGTCTCTTGCCAACGTCCTGATCGGCCGAAAAACCTGCCGCACCTTCACGGACGCAGCAGTTTCACTGGAAGCTATCGGCACGCTGCTTTACCTGTCCCTTGGCTACTTGCATGAGCGCGAAAACGATGTCGACGAAACCCTTGTCGAAGGTCTCGATGCCCGGCGCAGCAGCCCATCCGGTGGCGGGCTGAATGCCTGCGAAGGCTTTCTTCATGTACACAACGTCAGCGGCCTGAAACCCGGGCTCTACGCCTATCACCCCACCGACCACGCCTTGAGTTTCGTCAACCCGACACCTGACTCACCACTGGGGCAGTTGCTGTGTGGACAGCACTTCATCAACAACCTGCCCGTGGGCCTGTTCATCACCAGTCGGTTCGACAAGCTGTGGTGGAAATATGAACACTCGCGAGCCTACCGAATGGCCTTCGTGGAAGCAGGGCATATTTCTCAAACATTCCAACTGGTGGCCACTGCACTGGGGTTGAACACCTGGCTGACGGGGGCGCTGGCCGATGATCAGGTCGAGGTCTTGCTGGGGATCGAGAACAGCGCGGAACAACCTTTGTTTTTTGTCGGCTGTGGCTACAGCGACGGACAAGTGATGTGCAAGGAATTGAAAGATCTTCTGAGCAGTCGGGAGCCGCAACAATGA
- a CDS encoding MFS transporter — translation MAEGQSAVTAGQRRGAVSLLLAMVLLGVFPLDVLLPSFPALAEHFRSTPADIALSISLFAVGIAVSQLLIGPLSDVIGRKGLLLAGITISMLGAVGCMLTTDYVHFLLFRVIQALGCGCFVLSQALIQDLFEGEERDRLRILMVTATGVFISVSPLAGTFLQATLGWQGSFVVFIALAGIVLLKACFFLESTRPAATGALSNIFQPYRRVLCDVDFLSYWLISAFAFACHFSFVVISPLIFMDRLQLSAYDFSLVLLAYGGAYIIGGMVATLLGKRLSPGHQVISGLSLILLSGLIMLYLSSHFALSPITVLVPMLICTAGTTIARPAATSKAMSLFPENAGTSASAGSTVIFICGGLISALISLSPANLQSTLGYSFIILSSVALVLNSRIHSRAKSPGASPSVE, via the coding sequence ATGGCTGAAGGACAATCCGCAGTAACCGCCGGACAACGTCGGGGAGCGGTCAGCCTGTTGTTGGCCATGGTGCTGCTTGGCGTGTTCCCGCTGGATGTCCTGCTGCCCTCTTTCCCGGCGCTCGCCGAACACTTTCGCAGCACACCCGCCGACATTGCGCTGTCGATCAGTCTGTTTGCCGTCGGCATAGCGGTCTCCCAACTGCTGATCGGGCCGCTGTCGGATGTGATCGGGCGCAAAGGACTGTTGCTCGCTGGAATAACCATCTCGATGCTGGGTGCAGTGGGCTGCATGCTGACCACGGACTATGTTCACTTCCTGTTGTTCCGTGTGATTCAGGCACTCGGCTGCGGGTGTTTCGTGCTGTCACAAGCATTGATCCAGGACCTGTTCGAGGGCGAGGAGCGTGACCGGTTGCGGATCCTGATGGTGACTGCCACTGGCGTTTTCATCTCGGTCTCACCGTTGGCCGGCACGTTCCTGCAAGCCACGCTGGGCTGGCAGGGCAGCTTTGTGGTGTTTATCGCACTGGCTGGAATAGTACTGCTCAAGGCCTGTTTTTTTCTCGAAAGCACTCGGCCTGCGGCAACCGGGGCGCTATCGAATATCTTCCAGCCCTACCGCCGGGTCTTGTGCGATGTCGACTTTCTGTCCTACTGGCTGATTTCCGCCTTTGCTTTCGCCTGCCATTTTTCCTTCGTAGTGATTTCGCCGCTGATTTTCATGGATCGACTGCAGCTATCGGCCTATGACTTCTCCCTGGTCCTGCTGGCATACGGCGGCGCCTACATTATCGGCGGCATGGTTGCGACGCTGCTGGGTAAACGTCTCAGTCCCGGCCATCAAGTCATCAGCGGGCTGAGCCTGATCCTGCTGTCCGGCCTGATCATGCTTTACCTCTCAAGCCACTTTGCGTTGTCCCCGATCACCGTCCTGGTACCGATGCTCATCTGTACCGCCGGCACCACCATTGCCCGACCGGCCGCCACGTCCAAAGCCATGAGCCTGTTCCCTGAAAATGCGGGAACTTCGGCGTCGGCCGGCAGTACGGTGATTTTCATCTGTGGCGGGTTGATCAGTGCGCTCATCAGCCTGAGCCCGGCCAACCTGCAATCCACGCTGGGATACAGCTTTATCATCCTGAGCAGCGTGGCGCTGGTACTCAACAGTCGTATCCATAGCCGAGCCAAGAGCCCGGGAGCCAGCCCAAGCGTCGAATAA
- a CDS encoding diiron oxygenase, whose product MTTPIIAPLEQPVSWAHRYTLGDWNTRASVRTSEHDYLLPPDLEQQLETRHWFPPGFLAYLTHPAIQAAGQTVIHRLSANHLVYFLDYTTLLEHRIVNRSVETIIHDELNVHIPARMKTAALQLYTDEGYHALFSNSLAEQVASFYGISRRPVMPHRIMRLNALLDGAPERYRALAWFLVGFVSETIIAKELLDVCRNDLVSSVQAMLRDHLADEARHSRYFSEVFHYLWLTLNSPQRTFVAKALLDIIRMFFEADERWMRESLLSAGLGETTITEILGGLTSPQATHQRARSGAGATLQALKKAGFFDLPSNQQLFMKAGLIDG is encoded by the coding sequence ATGACCACTCCCATCATTGCCCCGTTGGAGCAGCCCGTGTCCTGGGCTCATCGTTACACCCTGGGCGACTGGAATACCCGTGCGTCAGTGCGCACCAGCGAACACGACTATCTATTACCACCAGACCTGGAACAGCAACTGGAAACGCGCCACTGGTTTCCTCCAGGCTTCCTGGCTTACCTGACTCACCCGGCTATCCAGGCGGCAGGTCAAACCGTCATCCATCGGTTGTCGGCCAATCATCTGGTGTACTTCCTCGACTACACCACCTTGCTTGAGCACCGCATCGTCAACCGCTCCGTGGAAACCATCATCCATGATGAACTGAACGTCCACATTCCCGCACGAATGAAGACCGCCGCGCTTCAGCTTTATACCGACGAGGGTTATCACGCCCTGTTTTCCAACAGCCTTGCCGAGCAAGTAGCCAGTTTCTACGGGATCAGCCGACGTCCGGTCATGCCCCACCGCATCATGCGATTGAACGCCCTGCTTGACGGCGCCCCGGAAAGATACAGGGCGCTGGCCTGGTTCCTCGTCGGGTTCGTGTCGGAGACGATCATTGCCAAGGAACTGCTCGATGTCTGCCGTAACGACCTGGTTTCCAGCGTCCAGGCAATGCTCAGGGATCATCTTGCGGACGAGGCGCGCCATAGTCGCTATTTCTCTGAAGTGTTCCATTACCTGTGGCTGACGCTGAACAGCCCTCAACGCACGTTTGTCGCCAAAGCGCTGCTGGACATCATCCGGATGTTCTTCGAAGCCGATGAGCGATGGATGCGCGAAAGCCTGCTCAGCGCGGGTCTTGGCGAGACCACCATCACGGAAATTCTTGGCGGACTGACCAGCCCCCAAGCCACCCATCAACGGGCGCGATCCGGTGCTGGCGCAACGCTTCAGGCGTTAAAAAAGGCTGGTTTCTTCGACCTGCCCTCCAACCAGCAATTGTTCATGAAGGCAGGGCTTATCGATGGCTGA
- a CDS encoding GTPase/DUF3482 domain-containing protein produces the protein MTDAWKQPLKLAVVGHTNVGKTSLLRTLTRDVGFGEVSHRPSTTRHVEGARLSVDGEPLLDLFDTPGLEDAIALLDYLERLERPGERLDGPARLARFLEGSEARQRFEQEAKVLRQLLASDAGLYVIDAREPVLAKYRDELQVLASCGKPLLPVLNFVSSAQQREPDWREALARLGLHALVRFDSVAPPEDGERRLYESLALLLENSREQLERLIADQQAQRLARQQSAAQLIADLLIDCAACRRSVASEAEQEQQAISELRKAVRQREQRCVEALLKLYAFRPQDAAASDLPLLDGRWGDDLFNPETLKQLGVRVGGGIAAGAAAGAGVDLLVGGLTLGAAALAGAIAGGALQTARSYGSRLLGKIKGQRELTVDDSVLRLLALRQRQLLQALNQRGHAAMDSIQVATPQDKTWREGKLPEALNKARAHPQWSSLNPHSKVNQAERQEQVEVLAQQL, from the coding sequence ATGACTGATGCCTGGAAACAGCCATTGAAACTCGCCGTGGTCGGCCACACCAACGTCGGCAAAACCTCGTTACTGCGAACGCTGACGCGGGATGTCGGCTTCGGCGAAGTCTCCCATCGCCCCAGCACCACGCGCCACGTCGAAGGCGCGCGATTGTCGGTAGACGGCGAGCCGTTGCTCGATCTGTTCGACACGCCGGGCCTGGAAGACGCCATCGCCCTGCTCGACTACCTCGAGCGCCTGGAACGGCCCGGCGAACGCCTCGACGGCCCGGCGCGGCTGGCGCGCTTCCTTGAGGGCAGCGAAGCCCGGCAGCGCTTCGAACAGGAAGCCAAGGTGTTGCGACAATTGCTCGCCTCCGACGCCGGCCTCTATGTGATCGACGCTCGGGAGCCAGTGCTGGCCAAGTACCGCGACGAACTGCAAGTGCTGGCCAGTTGCGGCAAACCGCTGCTGCCAGTGCTGAATTTTGTCAGCAGCGCCCAGCAGCGCGAACCGGATTGGCGTGAAGCCCTGGCGCGGTTGGGCTTGCATGCCTTGGTGCGGTTCGATAGCGTCGCGCCGCCGGAAGATGGCGAACGCCGACTGTATGAAAGCCTCGCGCTGCTGCTGGAAAACTCCCGCGAACAACTGGAACGCCTGATCGCCGATCAGCAGGCCCAACGCCTGGCCCGTCAGCAGAGTGCAGCGCAGTTGATTGCGGATTTATTGATCGATTGCGCCGCCTGCCGCCGCAGTGTCGCCAGCGAGGCGGAGCAGGAACAGCAAGCGATCAGCGAACTGCGCAAAGCGGTGCGTCAGCGTGAACAACGTTGCGTCGAAGCCTTGCTCAAGCTCTACGCCTTCCGCCCACAGGACGCGGCGGCCAGTGACCTGCCGCTGCTCGATGGTCGCTGGGGCGATGACCTGTTCAACCCGGAAACCCTGAAACAACTCGGTGTACGGGTCGGCGGTGGCATCGCGGCTGGCGCGGCGGCCGGGGCCGGCGTCGATTTGCTGGTGGGCGGCCTGACCCTCGGCGCGGCGGCACTGGCCGGAGCGATTGCCGGCGGCGCCCTGCAAACCGCCCGCAGTTACGGCAGCCGCCTGCTGGGCAAGATCAAGGGCCAGCGAGAACTGACTGTCGACGACAGCGTGCTGCGGTTGTTGGCCCTGCGTCAGCGACAACTGTTGCAAGCCCTGAACCAGCGCGGGCACGCGGCGATGGACAGCATTCAGGTCGCCACACCACAGGACAAAACCTGGCGCGAAGGCAAACTGCCGGAAGCGCTGAACAAGGCTCGGGCACATCCGCAGTGGTCGTCGCTCAATCCTCATTCGAAGGTGAATCAGGCGGAGCGGCAGGAGCAGGTTGAGGTGTTGGCGCAGCAGCTCTAA
- a CDS encoding phosphonate degradation HD-domain oxygenase, with amino-acid sequence MDHHQQVIAEVFGLYERFGDNDYIGEPVSQIEHMSQAAELAMAEGFDDEVVLAAFFHDIGHLCAEGAESMGGFGVVSHERLGADYLRRAGFSERMARLVEYHVQAKRYLTLREPGYYERLSEASRRTLEYQGGVMSAEEAEAFELDPLCEVSLRMRQWDECAKDMDVPVMDLDVLKRKAAGLLSGVLR; translated from the coding sequence ATGGACCACCATCAGCAAGTGATCGCCGAGGTGTTCGGTCTGTACGAACGGTTTGGCGATAACGACTACATCGGTGAACCGGTGTCGCAGATCGAGCACATGTCGCAAGCGGCCGAACTGGCGATGGCCGAGGGCTTCGATGATGAAGTGGTACTGGCGGCGTTCTTTCACGACATCGGGCATCTCTGTGCCGAGGGGGCCGAGAGCATGGGTGGCTTCGGGGTGGTCAGCCATGAGCGTTTGGGCGCTGATTATTTGCGTCGGGCCGGTTTCAGCGAACGCATGGCGCGGCTGGTGGAATATCACGTGCAGGCCAAGCGTTATCTGACGCTCAGAGAGCCTGGGTACTACGAGCGTTTGAGTGAAGCCAGTCGGCGGACGCTGGAGTATCAGGGTGGGGTGATGAGTGCTGAAGAGGCTGAGGCTTTTGAGCTCGATCCATTGTGCGAGGTCAGTCTGCGGATGCGTCAGTGGGATGAGTGCGCCAAGGACATGGACGTGCCGGTGATGGACCTCGACGTCTTGAAACGCAAGGCTGCGGGCCTGTTGTCCGGCGTTCTGCGCTGA
- a CDS encoding DUF2868 domain-containing protein, translated as MTELTPLQNLWLSETIRLREEHAGPLDDLEANRVARSAGGDLPTRIQCRARWLAERDGQTRALKHWLQGARLALIVLAVLAVISGAGLAFAALGDGQTPVNVFWALGSLLGLNLILLLSWALGLVFAGEQSAALGRLWLWLSEKLARDANAAQLAPALLLLLQRQKLNRWALGVLVNGLWLLAMLSALVMLLTLMATRRYGFVWETTILGADTFVAMTQALGALPALLGFSVPSVEMIRASGDAALNIESARQAWAAWLVGVLLVYGVLPRLLLALFCRWRWKTGQAALHLDLNLPGYAQLRERLMPTSERLGISDAAPEQLHRVENAASDLQSDGALLVAIELDDQRPWPPQLPKSVNDAGILDSRESRHKLLEQLSRFPPARLAIACDPRRSPDRGSLALIAELARSATATRVWLLQAPPGEALDAERLGDWHVALQQLDLPFADCAPLSWLETGHD; from the coding sequence GTGACTGAACTGACGCCCCTGCAAAACCTCTGGCTGAGCGAAACCATACGCCTGCGTGAAGAACACGCCGGCCCCCTGGATGATCTGGAAGCCAACCGAGTCGCCCGTAGCGCCGGCGGCGACCTGCCGACGCGTATTCAATGCCGCGCCCGGTGGCTGGCCGAGCGCGACGGGCAGACCCGCGCCCTCAAACACTGGCTGCAAGGCGCGCGACTGGCGTTGATCGTGCTAGCCGTGCTGGCCGTGATCAGTGGCGCCGGCCTGGCGTTTGCCGCGCTGGGCGACGGCCAGACCCCGGTCAATGTGTTTTGGGCCTTGGGCAGCCTGCTGGGGCTGAACCTGATTCTGCTATTGAGCTGGGCCCTGGGCCTGGTGTTCGCCGGCGAACAGAGCGCCGCCCTCGGACGCTTGTGGTTGTGGCTCAGTGAAAAACTCGCCCGCGATGCCAACGCCGCGCAACTGGCGCCAGCCCTGCTGCTGTTACTGCAACGGCAGAAACTCAATCGGTGGGCGCTGGGTGTGCTGGTCAACGGCTTGTGGTTGTTGGCGATGCTCAGTGCCTTGGTGATGCTGCTGACGCTGATGGCGACCCGGCGCTATGGCTTCGTCTGGGAGACCACCATTCTCGGCGCCGACACCTTCGTCGCCATGACCCAGGCCCTCGGCGCCCTGCCGGCCTTGCTCGGTTTCAGTGTGCCCAGCGTGGAGATGATCCGCGCCAGCGGCGATGCCGCGCTGAACATCGAAAGCGCCCGCCAGGCCTGGGCGGCGTGGCTGGTGGGCGTGCTGCTGGTGTACGGCGTGTTACCGCGTTTGCTGCTCGCATTGTTCTGCCGGTGGCGCTGGAAAACCGGCCAGGCAGCCTTGCATCTGGACTTGAACCTGCCAGGTTACGCCCAACTGCGCGAACGGCTGATGCCCACCAGCGAACGCCTGGGTATTAGCGATGCCGCGCCTGAGCAACTTCACCGGGTTGAAAACGCGGCCAGCGATCTGCAAAGCGATGGCGCACTGTTGGTGGCCATCGAGCTGGACGATCAACGCCCCTGGCCACCGCAGCTGCCGAAAAGCGTCAACGACGCCGGCATCCTCGACAGCCGCGAATCCCGGCACAAACTGCTTGAACAACTGAGTCGCTTTCCCCCGGCCCGGCTGGCCATCGCCTGCGATCCACGGCGTTCGCCGGACCGTGGCAGCCTCGCGCTGATTGCCGAACTGGCTCGCAGCGCCACCGCCACCCGCGTGTGGTTGCTGCAAGCGCCGCCCGGCGAAGCGCTGGATGCCGAACGCCTGGGCGACTGGCACGTTGCGCTGCAACAACTGGACTTGCCATTCGCCGATTGCGCGCCGTTGAGCTGGCTGGAGACGGGTCATGACTGA
- a CDS encoding dihydrofolate reductase, protein MTKSLPLSLIAALGENRVIGVDNSMPWHLPGDFKYFKATTLGKPIIMGRKTWDSLGRPLPGRLNIVVSRQVDLQLEGAEVYPSLEAAVVRAEEWALEQGANELMLIGGAQLYAQGLEQADRLYLTRVALSPEGDAWFPEFDVNQWKLVSNVPNPAEGDKPAYSFEVWEKA, encoded by the coding sequence ATGACTAAATCACTCCCCCTCAGCCTGATCGCAGCCCTCGGTGAAAACCGTGTGATCGGCGTCGACAACAGCATGCCCTGGCACTTGCCGGGGGACTTCAAATACTTCAAGGCCACCACCCTCGGCAAGCCGATCATCATGGGGCGCAAGACCTGGGATTCCCTCGGTCGTCCGCTGCCGGGCCGGTTGAACATCGTGGTCAGTCGCCAGGTGGATTTGCAGCTGGAAGGCGCGGAGGTTTATCCGTCACTGGAGGCGGCCGTGGTTCGCGCCGAGGAATGGGCGCTGGAGCAGGGTGCCAATGAGTTGATGTTAATTGGTGGTGCGCAGTTGTATGCGCAAGGTCTGGAGCAGGCCGATCGGCTATACCTGACGCGCGTGGCGCTGAGCCCGGAAGGGGATGCGTGGTTTCCGGAGTTTGATGTGAACCAGTGGAAGCTGGTGTCGAATGTTCCGAATCCGGCAGAAGGCGACAAACCGGCGTATAGCTTTGAGGTTTGGGAGAAGGCCTGA